The sequence TGCTGCTTATTTTTCTTCTCTGGTCCGCACCTATCCGAACAATGGGCGCATCTTTGTGTGGTTCCTGATCTGCTCTTTCATTCCGGTGCTCTGCACCCTCGCCAGTTACAAAAAAGGGTCTGGGTGGAAAGCCCACCGGCTTCAGCCGTGAGATGCAGAACCCAGGCCGCCCGCAGGGTGGCGGTGCTGCAGCTCATGGCCTTAGGCTCTGGTTTTTACGCTTGAAAACCTAGCGTAAAAACAATAAAATAGGGGTGTGATGGTGCTGGAGTACAAACTGGTGGCCGCGGAAGAACAAAGGCGCAGAATGGATAAAGCCATCCGTACTGCCCAATTCGTCCGTAACCACTGTTTGCGCTACTGGATGGACGGAGAGAACGTCGGCAAAAACGACATCTACAAGCACACCACGAAACTCAGGGCGGAGTTTGAGTGGGCCAAAAAGCTCAACTCCACCGCCGTACAAGCCGCAGGGGAACGGGCATGGAGTGCCATCTCCCGCTTCTACGACAACCACAAAAGGGGGATCAAGCCTGTGGGCTACCCCAAATTCAAGAAGAACGTTCGCTCGGTGGAGTACAAACAGTCAGGTTGGAAGTTGGACGCCCACAACAAACGTTTGACCCTGACGGACGGGTTCAAGATTGGGGTCATGAAGCTGCTCGGCAAGTGGGACTTGATGCTCTACCGTCAAGAAGACATCAAGCGCCTGCGGATCGTGAAGCGAGCGGACGGCTACTATGCCCAGTTCCTTGTGGATGCCCAGAGGCACTTTGACCTTGAACCCAGTGGGAAAACCATTGGTCTTGATGTGGGGCTCAAGTCGTTCTATACAGACTCCAGGGGGTACGAAGAACCCAACCCACGCTTCTACCGCAAGGCCGAAAGGGCACTGAAGAAATTGCAGCGCCGGATCAGCCGAAAGGTGAAGGGCTCCAAGAATCGCCAAAAAGCAGTGATGAAACTGGGCAGGAAGCACCTGAAAATTCAACGTCAGCGTAAAGACCATGCCGTCAAACTGGCACGGTGCGTAGTCATGTCTCACGACGTGGTGGCGTTTGAAGATCTCAAGGTCAGGAACATGATCAAGAACCGCAAATTGAGCAAGAGCATTCAGGATGCAGGCTGGCGAGAGTTCCGCCGGTGGATTGAATCCTTTGCAAAAATCATGGGCAAAATCGCCATTCCTGTGAACCCTGCTTATACCTCCCAGATGTGCTCTAGATGTGGTGTGAGGGTCAAAAAGGATCTGAAGACCAGAATGCATATGTGTGGGTGCGGGGTGGTGCTAGACCGTGACCACAACGCAGCAATCAACATCCTAAAAGTTGGACTCCGTATGGTGGGGCACACTAGAACGGCTGGAGTCATCCAGGAAACGCTTGTGGAGATGGAAGAAGACCTCAATTCTGGGGCATCTGTCGATGAAGCAAGAATCCCACCCCTTTAGGGGTGTGGAGTGTCAAATCCGTTTTTATGCTGCGATGGAATCCAGTCATTCGGTGGTGCTGTACATCGGGATTTTCCTCAGTGGCTTTTTTTCAGAGGTCTTCTGGTGGTTTCTGGTGCTTGTGGTGGGTTACCTGTGGCTTGGCCCCAACGCCAGAGCGGCAGAAATCGGAGTGGCCTCCCTCACCCCGTTTTTGCTGTGGGGCATCGTGCTGCTCATTGGAGGGCTGATGCTGCCCTTCCCGGCAGACCTTGAAGCCACCAGAGCCCTGCTGGAAAAAGAACTGCAGTACTACAACTCCAGTGATGTGGCCCGTGTGCTTTTTGCCCAGATTCAGGACTCCTGGCCTTACCGCATGATGCTTTACTCCGGAGTGGTGGCTTTTGTGTATCAGGCTGTGCTTTTTCTGGTGGGGTTCAGACAGGCAGGGCTCTCCTGGGTGAAGACCCTGCTGGCTGTACTCGTTCTGACTTTTCTTCACGTGGTTTTTCAGTACAACATGAATGCCACCTGGCGTTTTCTGGACCACGGCATCGTCACTGAAAAAGTGACCATCGCCCCCACGGAAGAGTAGACCCGGGCAGCACCACAAACATTGCAACGGAGGGTGTAGACGCACCCTCCGAATTGCTGGATCATGGAGATGTCGGTCAAAAAAGGGAACTCCAGCCTCTGAACTCACGTACATCCTGTCAGGACGGATTAAAGGAGAACACATGCTCAACACGCAACTGAAATTGCACCGCGAGTTTCTGCTGGCCCACGTTGAGGGTCAGAAGCTGTTTGCGATGCTGACTTTGACCCCCTCCCAGGAAGCCACCCAGGCCAGACCTCAACTGGATGTGGCTTTCGTGGTGGACACCTCAGGCAGCATGTACGAGGTGGTCACCAAGCCCACCAAACGCACCGGACAGACCATGCAGGTGGATGGCAAAACCTATGAAGTGGTGGAGGGAGCCAGAAGCAAGATTGAACTGGTGGTGGAATCCCTCAAGAACATCTTCAATTCGGGCCTCCTGATGGAAGACGACCGGATTGCCCTGATCAAGTTCGATGATCGGGCCAAAGTGCTGCTGCCCTTCACCCCTGCGAAGGACAAGAAGGCCCTGCTGGATGCTGCCGGTCTGCTGACCAAATTTTCCGGCGGAACCCACATGGGTGCAGGCATGAAAGAGGCCGCTGCCCTGCTGGAAAAAGAAAGTGGCAGCCGCCGCATGATTCTGCTCTCAGACGGCCAGACGTTCGATGAAGCAGTCTGTCAGAGTGCCGCAGAGTTCTACGTCAAAAACCGCATCCCTGTGACCACTGTGGGTGTGGGAGATGATGTGAACACCGACCTTCTGCTCGACCTCACCAACCGCACCCAGGGTCAGGCCTTTGACGTGGTTCCAGACAACCAGAACCCCCAGCCTCCATCTGTGCGGGCCAGTGACCTGCCCAAATCCCTGCTTGGGGACATCAAGCAGGCCGCAGCGCAGGTGATCACCAACGTGGAACTGAGCGTTCGCACCGTGAAAGACGTGGAACTCACCCGCGTGACCCGCGTTTCTCCCACCCAGACCGAAGTGGACCTCAGAACCAGTCCCTTCCCCCTCGGCAACATCGAGGCCGGACAGGGCAGCATTTTCATTCTGGAATTCACCCTGCCTGCCCGCATCCCTGCCCGGGTGCGTCTGGCCCAGATTGGCCTCACCTACTTGGTTCCCGGCAAGCAATTCAGAGGGGAACTCCCCCCCATGGACGTGGTCGCAGAATTCACCAGCGATGAAACCCGCGCAGGGGTGATCGCTCCAGAAGTGATGCAGTGGGTGCAGCAGCGCAACATCGAGATGCTGGTTGCACAGGCCACCAAAGAAGCCCAGCAAAACCCGCAGCAGGCCCAGAAGACCCTGGAACTGGCCCGCAGCATGACCCAGAGGCTCGGGAACAACAACATGACCCAGGCTTTAGACCGCGCCCTGGAAGAACTCAACACCTCCAAGACCATCAGCCTGGGCACCGCCAAGACCCTGAGGATCGGGGCCAAAACCCAGACCATCCAGTCCGGTCAGAACCTGCCTTCTGATGAGGAAATCCGCCGCATCACCGGAGCCTGAGTGATCTGTCCTGCCTGCTCCTCTCCCTTGAACGCGACACCTGAGCGTTGCCCCAGGTGTGGTTCACCCCTGTCCTACAGTGCAGACCTGCCTGTGGGAAGCCTCCTGCATGGCGGGCGGTACAGAGTGAATCGGGTGATCGGGCAGGGCGGATTTGGCATCACCTATCTGGCAGAAGACCTGAACCTGCACCGAGAGGTTGCCATCAAGGAGCTTTTCCCACAGGGATGCACCCGTCAGGGAACGCTGGTTTTGCCTGTCACGGGCAGCCTGGAACTGCTGGAACACACCCGCAAGGACTTCCTGAAAGAAGGACAGGCCCTCGCAAAATTCCAGCATCCTGGCATTGTAAAGGTGCTCGACACCTTCGAGGAGAACCACACCGCCTATCTGGTGATGGAACTCCTGCAGGGAGAAACCCTTGGTGAGAAACTTCAGACGGGCGTCTTCTCGCCAGAGGACACTTTAAAAATTGCCATTCGCAGCGCAGAAGCCCTGGCCGCCATTCACGACAAGGGACTCCTGCACCGCGACATCAAACCTGAAAACCTCTTTCTGGAAAACTCGGGCCGGATGGTGCTGATCGATTTCGGCTCCACCCGCCCGTTCCAGAGTGAAAAGACCATGCAGTACACCCGCATGGTCACGCCCGGGTACGCTGCCCCCGAGCAGTACGCCACCCAGGCCAAATTTGCCCCCTACACCGACATCTACGCCCTCGGAGCGACGCTCTATCACGCGCTGACGGGCACGCCGCCTGTCCAGGCCACCGACCGCCTTCTGGGCATGAAACTTCCCGACCTTCCCCCAGGGGTGCCTGCACTGCTCAGAAACGCCATTCAGCGTTCACTGAGCCTGAACGTGCAGGAGCGGCCCCAGAGTGCCCATGAACTGCTGCGCATGCTGCAGGGAGACTTGAAAAGCAAACCCGTGCCTGTTCCGGCCCCACCTTTACCTGTGCCCTCTGTCCCCACGTCCCAGGCCCGCAAAGCGGAAATGGCAAGCTGGGTGTTCCTGGGACTCGGTGCCCTGGTGGGTTACCGTTACGGCTGGTGGGAAGGTGCCCTGATTGCAGGAGCCCTCGGATTCTTCCTGGGTCGCCTCCTGTGGTGGTGCCTGCCTTTCTTGCTCCCTGTATTTGCATTCTGGGCTGGAACGCGCATCAGCCAGGAGTTTGCTTTCTCTGGACTGGGCCAGCTCACCGTGGGGGCCATAGGGGCTTATGCTGGGATCAAAGTGGTGAAATGGATCAGACGCTGACCCTGAGGTCAGCAAAGTGCATTGCAACGAACAACAGGCCGCCCTGCGCGTCCCATTTGAAAGGAGTCAACATGATTGTTTGCCAAGTCTGCGGAACCCAGAACCCCGATGGTGCACGCTTCTGCGATGGTTGCGGTGTGGAACTGGCCGCCACCCCCTCCACTCCTTCTCCCGAAGTCCGGGACACCCCCCTTCCCGAGAACAGCACCTGGGACAGCAATGTGGTGCCCCCCACCCCACCCCTGAATCAGCCGGACATCCAGGAACCCATCTCCCAGAATGACCCTCTGGCAGGCTCCAGCACCCCTGTCCCCACCCCTGAGGTGGTCGAGGAACCCCTGGAGGACGTGCAACCCTCCACCCCTGTGCAGGAGAGCGCCAGTGGACCGATCACCCCTGACAGCACCGATCAGGCCACACCTGCATCTGAAACGGTCTCTGAACCCCTCTCTGAGCCTGTCTCCATGAACAAATCCGAGCCTGCTCCAGAAGTGGCCCCAGAACCCACCCCTGAACCCACCCCGGTGGAAACCCCTGCTGCTCCCTCTGCGCCTGCCAGTGGTGGCCTGGTCCCTGCCAAGCTTGCCATCAAGAAGTACGGGGTGCTCTCCGGGGACAGCATTCCTCTGGCTGCAGGTGCCCTCACTGTGGGCCGCTTCGATGCCTCCACCGGTCCTGTGGACATCGACGTGACCGGGCTTCCCGGTTCTGAGCATGTCTCCCGCCGCCATGCCCAGGTGTTCTTCGAAAATGGCCAGTGGAAAGTCAAAGACCTTGGCTCGACCAACGGGGTGTTCGTCCGCAAATCCGGAGAGGTGAATTTCGGTCCCCGCATTGCGGAACCCACCGCCCTGACCAATGGGGATGAAATCGCCTTCGGGAACCTGCTGATGATCTTCCAGGAGGACTGAGATGACCGACCCACGTCCACAGGACGGCACAGACACCCGCGAAGAGGACGACACCTCCTCTTCCGGGCCTGCCACGCCCTCTGTCACCGACGCCACCGAACAGACCCCGGCAGTGGTGGCCCCAGAGCCGCACGAGATGCCAGACGCCCCGGCAACCCCTCTGGTGGACACTGCGGAAGATCTGGTGACTGATGTGCAGACGGCAGAAGACAGCACCACAGTCATTGCTCCGGTGAATGAAGAAGGTCTAGAGCCTCAGGATGTTCTGGAAGAGCAGACCTTTGACTTTGAAAGCCCTCATGTTGACCCTGAGCTTGAGAAGCAGATCGAGGAACAGGTGCAGTCGGTCCATGGTGCTCATGAGCCAGGAACAGAGCCTGAAGTTCCGGTGACCGAGCCCGGACAGGAAGTCCCTGAAGACCTGCCTCCTGCCCCCACCGAAACCCCCGATCAGGACCTCCCCCCTGCACAGGACACCCCTGCCATCAAGGACCCTGAGCCTGAAGGCGAAATTCGAGCCCAGGAAGAGGACGGGGAAGAAAATCCAGCCCCCGAAGTGCATCTGCCT comes from Deinococcus cellulosilyticus NBRC 106333 = KACC 11606 and encodes:
- a CDS encoding FHA domain-containing protein; protein product: MIVCQVCGTQNPDGARFCDGCGVELAATPSTPSPEVRDTPLPENSTWDSNVVPPTPPLNQPDIQEPISQNDPLAGSSTPVPTPEVVEEPLEDVQPSTPVQESASGPITPDSTDQATPASETVSEPLSEPVSMNKSEPAPEVAPEPTPEPTPVETPAAPSAPASGGLVPAKLAIKKYGVLSGDSIPLAAGALTVGRFDASTGPVDIDVTGLPGSEHVSRRHAQVFFENGQWKVKDLGSTNGVFVRKSGEVNFGPRIAEPTALTNGDEIAFGNLLMIFQED
- a CDS encoding vWA domain-containing protein, which produces MLNTQLKLHREFLLAHVEGQKLFAMLTLTPSQEATQARPQLDVAFVVDTSGSMYEVVTKPTKRTGQTMQVDGKTYEVVEGARSKIELVVESLKNIFNSGLLMEDDRIALIKFDDRAKVLLPFTPAKDKKALLDAAGLLTKFSGGTHMGAGMKEAAALLEKESGSRRMILLSDGQTFDEAVCQSAAEFYVKNRIPVTTVGVGDDVNTDLLLDLTNRTQGQAFDVVPDNQNPQPPSVRASDLPKSLLGDIKQAAAQVITNVELSVRTVKDVELTRVTRVSPTQTEVDLRTSPFPLGNIEAGQGSIFILEFTLPARIPARVRLAQIGLTYLVPGKQFRGELPPMDVVAEFTSDETRAGVIAPEVMQWVQQRNIEMLVAQATKEAQQNPQQAQKTLELARSMTQRLGNNNMTQALDRALEELNTSKTISLGTAKTLRIGAKTQTIQSGQNLPSDEEIRRITGA
- a CDS encoding serine/threonine-protein kinase, translated to MNATPERCPRCGSPLSYSADLPVGSLLHGGRYRVNRVIGQGGFGITYLAEDLNLHREVAIKELFPQGCTRQGTLVLPVTGSLELLEHTRKDFLKEGQALAKFQHPGIVKVLDTFEENHTAYLVMELLQGETLGEKLQTGVFSPEDTLKIAIRSAEALAAIHDKGLLHRDIKPENLFLENSGRMVLIDFGSTRPFQSEKTMQYTRMVTPGYAAPEQYATQAKFAPYTDIYALGATLYHALTGTPPVQATDRLLGMKLPDLPPGVPALLRNAIQRSLSLNVQERPQSAHELLRMLQGDLKSKPVPVPAPPLPVPSVPTSQARKAEMASWVFLGLGALVGYRYGWWEGALIAGALGFFLGRLLWWCLPFLLPVFAFWAGTRISQEFAFSGLGQLTVGAIGAYAGIKVVKWIRR
- a CDS encoding RNA-guided endonuclease InsQ/TnpB family protein; the protein is MVLEYKLVAAEEQRRRMDKAIRTAQFVRNHCLRYWMDGENVGKNDIYKHTTKLRAEFEWAKKLNSTAVQAAGERAWSAISRFYDNHKRGIKPVGYPKFKKNVRSVEYKQSGWKLDAHNKRLTLTDGFKIGVMKLLGKWDLMLYRQEDIKRLRIVKRADGYYAQFLVDAQRHFDLEPSGKTIGLDVGLKSFYTDSRGYEEPNPRFYRKAERALKKLQRRISRKVKGSKNRQKAVMKLGRKHLKIQRQRKDHAVKLARCVVMSHDVVAFEDLKVRNMIKNRKLSKSIQDAGWREFRRWIESFAKIMGKIAIPVNPAYTSQMCSRCGVRVKKDLKTRMHMCGCGVVLDRDHNAAINILKVGLRMVGHTRTAGVIQETLVEMEEDLNSGASVDEARIPPL